In Myxococcales bacterium, the following proteins share a genomic window:
- the gcvPA gene encoding aminomethyl-transferring glycine dehydrogenase subunit GcvPA, which translates to MRYLPHTPLEIEQMLGAIGKGSVDELFSTVPDEAQFRGALNVPPPVDEATLMAHVAELSQKSTGARMLSFLGAGMYSHHIPPAVDQLLLRSEFYTAYTPYQPEVAQGTLQVIWEFQTIVSELFGLPLANASLYDGASATAEAALMARRLTRRSKILTSGCVHPEYRATTATYLSGDTTPGVVDLPIGEDGRADLAAIEAALADDVAAVIVGYPSYVGPLTTLGPIAELAHAKGALLIVACPEPYALAIAEAPGAQGADIVVGEGQPIACPPQFGGPGVGLLACRQDRQYLQHLPGRVCGETVDAAGRRGYVLTLSTREQHIRRERATSNICTNQGLLALSLTIRMSLLGKTGFIAVAEQCLAKATYLRGRILGLRGYSAGFGDAPFFNEFAIRSGRGSAAELCSKLEADGIIAGFDLGRVNPAWQDRLLIAVTELHTKSDLDRLVTALDAA; encoded by the coding sequence ATGCGCTACCTGCCCCACACCCCGCTCGAGATCGAGCAGATGCTCGGTGCGATCGGCAAGGGCTCCGTCGACGAGCTGTTCTCCACCGTCCCGGACGAGGCGCAGTTCCGCGGGGCCTTGAACGTGCCTCCCCCGGTCGACGAGGCGACGCTGATGGCCCACGTCGCCGAGCTGAGCCAGAAGAGCACCGGCGCGCGCATGCTCTCGTTCCTGGGTGCGGGCATGTACAGCCACCACATCCCGCCCGCCGTCGACCAGCTGCTCCTGCGCAGTGAGTTCTACACCGCATACACACCGTACCAACCCGAGGTCGCGCAGGGCACGCTGCAGGTGATCTGGGAGTTCCAGACCATCGTCAGCGAGCTCTTCGGCCTGCCGCTTGCCAACGCGAGCCTGTACGACGGCGCCAGCGCCACGGCCGAGGCGGCGCTCATGGCCAGGCGCCTCACCCGCCGCAGCAAGATCCTCACGAGCGGCTGTGTGCACCCGGAGTATCGCGCGACGACCGCCACCTATCTGTCCGGGGACACGACCCCGGGCGTGGTGGACTTGCCGATTGGCGAAGATGGCCGCGCCGATCTCGCGGCCATCGAGGCCGCGCTCGCGGACGACGTCGCCGCCGTCATCGTTGGTTACCCGAGCTACGTCGGTCCCTTGACGACGCTCGGCCCCATCGCGGAGCTCGCACATGCGAAGGGTGCGCTGTTGATCGTGGCGTGTCCCGAACCCTATGCGCTGGCCATCGCCGAGGCGCCGGGCGCTCAGGGCGCGGACATCGTGGTCGGCGAAGGGCAGCCCATCGCCTGCCCTCCGCAGTTCGGCGGTCCCGGTGTGGGCCTGCTCGCCTGCCGGCAAGACCGCCAGTACCTGCAACACCTGCCCGGCCGGGTGTGCGGCGAGACGGTCGACGCGGCCGGACGCCGCGGCTACGTGCTGACCCTGTCGACGCGGGAGCAGCACATCCGGCGTGAGCGGGCGACGAGCAACATCTGCACGAACCAGGGGCTCCTGGCGCTGTCACTCACGATCCGCATGAGCCTGCTGGGCAAGACGGGCTTCATCGCCGTCGCCGAGCAGTGCCTCGCCAAGGCCACCTACCTGCGCGGCCGCATCCTCGGTCTTCGGGGTTACTCCGCGGGTTTTGGCGACGCGCCGTTCTTCAACGAGTTCGCCATCCGCAGCGGACGCGGCAGCGCGGCCGAGCTGTGTTCCAAGCTCGAAGCCGACGGCATCATCGCCGGTTTCGATCTCGGTCGAGTGAACCCCGCCTGGCAGGACCGCCTGCTGATCGCGGTGACGGAGCTGCACACGAAATCCGATCTCGATCGCCTCGTGACCGCCCTCGACGCGGCGTGA
- the gcvH gene encoding glycine cleavage system protein GcvH, whose translation MSGANEVKTDRKYTKDHEWAKQVGNEVLIGITAFAVEQLGDITLVNVDLKAGDTVDAHKGFGTIESVKTLSDLFAPIGGKITRVNTELENKPELVNDDCWEKGWMVAIEPANWDADSAALLEPAAYEKHVEESGH comes from the coding sequence ATGAGCGGAGCGAACGAGGTCAAGACCGACCGCAAGTACACCAAGGATCACGAGTGGGCGAAGCAGGTCGGCAACGAGGTGCTGATTGGCATCACCGCTTTCGCCGTCGAACAGCTCGGCGACATCACCCTGGTCAACGTCGACCTGAAGGCGGGCGACACGGTCGATGCCCACAAGGGGTTCGGCACCATCGAGAGTGTGAAGACCTTGAGTGATCTGTTTGCGCCCATCGGGGGCAAGATCACCCGCGTCAACACCGAGCTCGAGAACAAGCCCGAGCTCGTGAACGACGACTGCTGGGAAAAGGGCTGGATGGTCGCCATCGAACCCGCCAACTGGGACGCGGACTCGGCGGCACTGCTGGAGCCTGCGGCCTACGAAAAACACGTGGAGGAGTCCGGGCACTGA
- the gcvT gene encoding glycine cleavage system aminomethyltransferase GcvT codes for MTETLARTPLYDEHVKARGRIVPFAGWEMPVQYAGISAEHEAVRTRAGMFDVSHMGELELSGEHAAAVVNYLVTNDLGRLDDGQAMYTCCCNERGTILDDLIVYKRAADQILVVCNASNRGKISQHFAAAAKDHCEFRDVSDDTALLALQGPKALAVLAAAGTDLGDIERTLGVFRFRDGVVANIKTTVARTGYTGEDGVEMFCASSDAAALWRALMAAGESFGIAPAGLGARDTLRLEARLSLYGNDIDETTNPIEAGLAWTVKLDKGDFVGHKAIADVKAAGPSRKLVGFEMTGRGIARHGYPLVGLDGAVIGLCTSGGPAPTVGKNIGLGYLPSAMTEIGQTFRVDCRGKHVDAVVVKTPFYKRPKA; via the coding sequence GTGACCGAGACGCTCGCGCGCACGCCGCTCTACGACGAACACGTGAAGGCCAGAGGGCGCATCGTCCCCTTCGCCGGTTGGGAGATGCCGGTCCAGTACGCGGGGATCAGCGCGGAGCACGAGGCCGTGCGCACGCGCGCGGGAATGTTCGATGTCTCCCACATGGGGGAGCTGGAGCTCTCGGGGGAACACGCCGCGGCGGTCGTGAACTACCTGGTCACCAACGATCTGGGTCGGCTCGACGACGGGCAGGCCATGTACACCTGCTGCTGCAACGAGCGGGGCACCATCCTCGATGACCTGATCGTGTACAAGCGCGCGGCCGACCAGATCCTGGTCGTGTGCAACGCCTCGAATCGCGGGAAGATCAGCCAGCATTTTGCCGCGGCTGCCAAGGACCACTGTGAGTTCAGGGACGTCAGCGACGACACGGCGCTGCTCGCGCTTCAGGGACCGAAGGCCCTCGCGGTGCTGGCGGCCGCCGGCACGGATCTCGGTGACATCGAGCGTACACTCGGCGTGTTTAGATTCCGCGACGGTGTCGTCGCCAACATCAAGACCACGGTTGCTCGCACCGGATACACCGGTGAGGACGGCGTGGAGATGTTCTGCGCCTCGAGCGACGCTGCGGCGCTCTGGCGCGCCCTGATGGCGGCCGGCGAGAGCTTCGGCATTGCGCCCGCCGGGCTCGGCGCGCGGGACACCTTGCGGCTCGAGGCGCGTCTGTCCCTGTACGGCAACGACATCGACGAGACCACGAACCCCATCGAGGCGGGGCTCGCGTGGACGGTGAAGCTCGACAAGGGAGACTTCGTCGGACACAAGGCCATCGCCGACGTAAAAGCGGCGGGCCCTTCGCGCAAGCTGGTCGGTTTCGAGATGACCGGTCGTGGTATCGCCCGGCACGGCTACCCGCTGGTCGGGCTCGACGGCGCAGTGATCGGCCTCTGCACCTCCGGCGGGCCTGCCCCGACGGTCGGCAAGAACATCGGCCTCGGCTACCTGCCGAGCGCCATGACGGAGATCGGCCAGACCTTCCGGGTCGACTGCCGCGGCAAACACGTCGACGCCGTGGTCGTGAAGACACCCTTCTACAAACGCCCGAAGGCGTGA